The proteins below come from a single Papaver somniferum cultivar HN1 chromosome 11, ASM357369v1, whole genome shotgun sequence genomic window:
- the LOC113322495 gene encoding probable proline transporter 2, whose protein sequence is MAEFDSGKRKPRDVEISDAKVPETAHQISQDSWLQIAFILTTGINSAYVLGYSGTVMVPLGWVGGSVGLVFAAALSLYANVLLAKIHELGGKRHIRYRDLAGHIYGKNAYALTWALQYINLFMINTGYIILAGQALKAMYVLFRDDHVMKLPYFIVIAGFVCALFAFGVPHLSALRIWLGFSNFFSIIYIVIAFILALNDGKKASPRDYNIPGTTATKIFSCIGGFANLFFSFNTGMLPEIQATVKQPVVGNMVKALVFQFTIGLVPMYAITLMGYWAYGNETSAYLLNNVSGPVWVKAVANISAFLQSVIALHIFASPMYEYLDTKFGPTKGGAFSPSHISFRVLVRGGYLTVNTLVSALLPFLGDFMSLTGAFSTFPLTFILANHMYLMAKKHMLSMPQKSWHWLNITFFSVMSVAAGVSAVRLILADSKTYNIFADL, encoded by the exons ATGGCGGAGTTTGATTCTGGTAAGAGAAAACCAAGAGATGTTGAAATCTCGGATGCCAAAGTGCCAGAAACTGCTCATCAAATTAGTCAAG ATTCATGGCTACAAATTGCTTTTATACTTACCACCGGTATAAACAGTGCCTATGTATTGGGATATTCCGGCACGGTTATGGTTCCTTTAGGTTGGGTAGGAGGTTCAGTTGGTTTGGTTTTCGCAGCGGCTTTGTCGTTGTATGCCAATGTTCTTCTTGCCAAAATTCACGAGCTTGGTGGAAAGAGACATATCAGATACAGAGATCTTGCTGGCCATATCTATG GAAAGAATGCCTATGCTCTTACATGGGCATTGCAGTACATAAATCTATTCATGATTAACACGGGTTATATCATTTTAGCTGGTCAAGCTCTCAAG GCTATGTACGTTCTTTTCAGGGATGATCATGTAATGAAGCTCCCTTACTTCATTGTAATAGCTGGGTTTGTTTGTGCTTTGTTCGCCTTTGGTGTACCACATTTATCAGCTCTGAGGATTTGGCTAGGATTTTCAAATTTCTTCAGTATCATATACATCGTCATAGCATTTATATTGGCGCTTAACGACG GCAAGAAGGCTTCACCTAGAGACTACAACATTCCGGGTACAACAGCAACCAAGATTTTTTCCTGTATCGGTGGATTTGCAAATCTCTTTTTCTCATTCAATACAGGAATGCTTCCAGAGATACAG GCAACAGTGAAACAGCCGGTGGTTGGCAACATGGTGAAAGCTCTCGTCTTTCAGTTCACAATTGGACTTGTACCTATGTACGCCATTACTTTAATGGGATACTGGGCTTACGGAAACGAAACATCGGCATACCTTCTTAACAATGTCTCAGGTCCAGTATGGGTGAAAGCAGTTGCCAACATTTCAGCCTTTTTGCAGTCTGTCATCGCGTTACAT ATTTTTGCGAGTCCAATGTACGAATACTTGGATACAAAGTTTGGTCCAACTAAAGGAGGTGCATTTTCTCCAAGCCATATCTCATTCAGAGTTCTCGTACGAGGGGGTTACCTAACTGTAAACACCTTAGTGTCAGCTCTTCTACCTTTCCTCGGAGATTTCATGAGTTTAACAGGGGCCTTCAGCACATTTCCACTCACATTTATCCTCGCAAATCATATGTACCTAATGGCGAAGAAGCATATGCTTTCAATGCCACAAAAATCCTGGCATTGGCTCAATATCACATTTTTTAGTGTAATGTCTGTTGCTGCAGGGGTTTCAGCCGTGAGGCTAATCCTAGCTGACTCCAAAACTTACAACATTTTTGCGGATCTCTAA
- the LOC113320493 gene encoding immediate early response 3-interacting protein 1-like → MGLWTLLEGFLLLANALAILNEDRFLAPRGWSFAEVSGGRTKSLKGQLIGLIYATQYLRLPLIVLNAITIVVKLVSG, encoded by the coding sequence atGGGTTTGTGGACTCTATTGGAAGGCTTTTTGCTTCTTGCGAATGCATTAGCAATATTGAATGAGGATCGTTTCCTTGCTCCTAGAGGATGGAGCTTTGCAGAAGTCTCTGGTGGCAGGACAAAGTCGTTGAAGGGGCAACTTATAGGGCTCATTTATGCGACTCAGTATCTGAGATTACCACTTATAGTTCTCAACGCGATCACAATAGTTGTAAAGCTCGTATCTGGGTGA